The following coding sequences lie in one Mesorhizobium sp. NZP2298 genomic window:
- a CDS encoding RbsD/FucU family protein: MLIGIPALLGPELLATLRAMGHGDEIALVDGNYPAEEQARRLIRADGHPLIPVLDAILSILPVDDAVPEALFRASVKGDPSRADPVHHEIEATCAKHAPGRKVVALAGADFYARVKTAHAIVATSEPRLYANIIIRKGVIYPPETGKP; encoded by the coding sequence ATGCTGATCGGAATCCCGGCGTTGCTCGGTCCGGAACTTCTGGCGACATTGCGCGCCATGGGCCATGGCGACGAGATCGCCCTGGTCGACGGAAACTATCCGGCAGAGGAGCAGGCAAGGCGCCTCATCCGGGCCGACGGTCATCCGCTCATTCCGGTGCTCGACGCGATCCTGAGCATCCTGCCGGTGGACGACGCGGTGCCGGAAGCGTTGTTCCGCGCATCCGTGAAAGGCGACCCGTCGCGCGCCGATCCAGTCCATCACGAGATAGAGGCGACCTGTGCCAAACACGCGCCCGGCCGCAAGGTGGTTGCGCTGGCCGGCGCCGACTTCTATGCACGGGTCAAAACGGCGCATGCCATCGTCGCGACAAGCGAGCCGCGGCTTTACGCCAACATCATCATCCGTAAGGGCGTGATCTATCCGCCGGAGACCGGGAAGCCATGA
- a CDS encoding ABC transporter permease has protein sequence MSQAQEFEKVLSSSDTSVAAFDEHKSAVRRIQHFLHSTPAAVPLIVLVLSIMIFGITIGGRFFSSYTLTLILQQIAIVGILGAAQTLVILTAGIDLSIGVIMVISAVIMGNCAVSYGLPSVLAVAIGLAAGAACGLLNGLLVAYMKLPPFIVTLGTWNIVMATNFIYSANETIRDTDVDTQAPLLHLFALSFKVGTAVLTLGVIAMVALVLLLWYVLNHTAWGRHVYAVGDDQEAAKLSGIQTKKVLVTVYTLAGLIAAFAAWVSIGRNGSISPSAAVTDYNLQAITATVIGGISLFGGRGSILGTLFGAMIVGVVSMGLNMLGADPQWKVLLTGVLIIGAVAVDQWIRKVSA, from the coding sequence ATGTCTCAGGCTCAGGAATTCGAGAAAGTTCTCTCGAGCAGCGACACCAGCGTTGCTGCGTTCGACGAGCACAAGTCGGCAGTCAGGCGCATCCAGCATTTCCTGCATTCGACACCGGCGGCGGTGCCGCTGATCGTGCTGGTCCTGTCGATCATGATCTTCGGCATCACCATTGGCGGGCGCTTCTTCTCGTCCTACACGTTGACGCTGATCCTGCAGCAGATTGCCATCGTCGGTATTCTGGGCGCTGCGCAGACGCTGGTCATCCTGACCGCCGGCATCGACCTGTCGATCGGCGTCATCATGGTGATTTCAGCCGTGATCATGGGCAATTGCGCCGTCAGTTACGGCCTGCCGAGCGTGCTCGCGGTGGCGATTGGGCTTGCCGCCGGTGCTGCCTGCGGGCTGCTCAACGGGTTGCTGGTCGCCTACATGAAGCTGCCGCCTTTCATCGTGACGCTGGGCACCTGGAACATCGTCATGGCCACGAACTTCATCTATTCGGCCAACGAGACGATCCGTGACACCGACGTCGACACCCAGGCGCCGCTGCTGCATCTGTTCGCCCTGAGCTTCAAGGTCGGAACCGCGGTGCTGACGCTAGGCGTCATCGCCATGGTCGCGCTGGTGCTGCTCCTCTGGTACGTGCTCAACCACACCGCTTGGGGCCGCCATGTCTACGCCGTCGGCGACGACCAAGAGGCGGCCAAGCTGTCGGGCATCCAGACCAAGAAGGTGCTGGTCACCGTCTACACTCTTGCCGGGCTGATCGCCGCTTTCGCCGCCTGGGTCTCCATCGGCCGCAACGGTTCGATCTCGCCGTCGGCGGCAGTCACCGACTACAATCTGCAGGCGATCACCGCCACGGTGATCGGCGGTATCTCTCTCTTCGGCGGGCGCGGCTCGATCCTGGGCACGCTGTTCGGCGCCATGATCGTCGGCGTCGTCTCGATGGGACTCAACATGCTGGGCGCCGATCCGCAATGGAAAGTGCTGCTCACCGGTGTGTTGATCATCGGCGCCGTGGCGGTCGACCAATGGATCAGAAAGGTTTCGGCATAG
- a CDS encoding sugar ABC transporter substrate-binding protein, producing MAFASSASAAGVGACLITKTDTNPFFVKMKEGATAKAKELGVDLKTYAGKIDGDSESQVAAIESCIADGAKGILITASDTKGIVPTVKKARDAGLLVIALDTPLDPIDAADATFATDNLEAGKLIGAWAAATLGDKAKDAKIGFLDLTPSQPTVDVLRDQGFMMGYGIDVKDPNKIGDETDPRIVGHDVTNGNEEGGRKAMENLLQKDNTINVIHTINEPAAVGAYQALKAVGLEKQVLIVSVDGGCPGVKSVTEGVIGATSQQYPLQMAALGIEAIAAFAKDGTKPKPTEGKNFFDTGVNLVTDKPAKGVKSIDTKEGLAKCWG from the coding sequence ATGGCGTTTGCATCGTCCGCATCCGCGGCCGGTGTCGGCGCTTGCCTGATCACCAAGACCGATACCAACCCCTTCTTCGTCAAGATGAAGGAAGGTGCCACGGCGAAGGCCAAGGAACTCGGCGTCGACCTCAAGACCTATGCCGGCAAGATCGACGGCGACAGTGAGAGCCAGGTGGCGGCGATCGAAAGCTGCATCGCCGACGGCGCCAAGGGTATCCTGATCACCGCCTCCGACACCAAGGGCATCGTGCCGACCGTCAAGAAGGCCCGCGACGCCGGCCTGCTGGTAATCGCGCTCGACACGCCGCTCGACCCGATCGACGCGGCCGACGCGACCTTCGCCACCGACAATCTGGAAGCCGGCAAGCTGATCGGCGCCTGGGCCGCCGCGACGCTCGGCGACAAGGCCAAGGATGCCAAGATCGGTTTCCTCGACCTGACCCCGTCGCAGCCGACGGTGGACGTGCTGCGCGACCAGGGCTTCATGATGGGCTACGGCATCGACGTGAAGGATCCCAACAAGATCGGCGATGAGACTGATCCGCGCATCGTCGGCCACGACGTCACCAACGGCAACGAGGAGGGCGGCCGCAAGGCGATGGAGAACCTTCTGCAGAAGGACAACACCATCAACGTCATCCACACCATCAACGAGCCGGCCGCTGTCGGCGCCTACCAGGCGCTCAAGGCCGTCGGCCTTGAAAAGCAGGTGCTGATCGTCTCCGTCGACGGAGGCTGCCCCGGCGTGAAGTCCGTGACAGAGGGTGTCATCGGCGCGACGTCGCAGCAGTACCCGCTGCAGATGGCAGCGCTCGGCATCGAGGCGATCGCCGCCTTCGCCAAGGATGGAACCAAGCCGAAGCCGACCGAAGGCAAGAATTTCTTCGACACCGGCGTCAACCTGGTGACCGACAAGCCGGCCAAGGGCGTGAAGTCCATCGACACCAAGGAAGGCCTCGCCAAGTGCTGGGGCTGA
- a CDS encoding DegT/DnrJ/EryC1/StrS family aminotransferase, with protein sequence MQFIDLGAQRERIRDRLKAAIDHVVEDGRYILGPQVAEFEKKLAAYVGTKHVVACANGTDALLLPLFAAGIGPGDAVFVPSFTFAATAEVVALAKAEPVFVDVDPVTYNIDIASLEAAIAMIKKEGRLKPKAIIPVDLFGLAANYEAIMAIADREGLLVIEDAAQSMGGSHDGKMCGAFGHVGSTSFYPAKPLGCYGDGGAMFTNDDALADKLRSFAFHGKGETQYDNVRVGINSRLDTLQAAILIEKLAILEEEMVARQVVANRYAEGLGDIVTAARNLDGSRSAWAQYAIETPKRDGLKAHLGEKGIPSVIYYVKPLHAQVAYRDYPRTPTGLAVSEDLPKRILCLPMHPYLSEADQDRIIETIRNYIGSNSAQAAAE encoded by the coding sequence ATGCAGTTCATTGATCTTGGCGCGCAGCGCGAACGCATCCGCGACCGGCTGAAAGCCGCGATCGACCATGTTGTCGAGGACGGTCGCTACATCCTCGGCCCCCAGGTCGCTGAATTCGAGAAGAAGCTCGCCGCCTATGTCGGCACCAAGCATGTCGTGGCCTGCGCCAACGGCACCGACGCGCTGCTGCTGCCGCTGTTTGCGGCCGGCATCGGCCCGGGCGATGCCGTGTTCGTGCCGAGCTTCACCTTCGCCGCCACCGCCGAAGTGGTGGCGCTGGCCAAGGCGGAACCCGTGTTCGTCGATGTCGATCCAGTTACCTACAACATCGACATCGCCAGTCTCGAGGCGGCCATCGCCATGATCAAGAAGGAAGGCCGGCTGAAGCCGAAGGCGATCATCCCGGTCGACCTGTTCGGCCTAGCCGCCAACTACGAGGCAATCATGGCCATTGCCGACCGCGAAGGACTGTTGGTGATCGAGGATGCCGCCCAGTCGATGGGCGGATCGCATGACGGCAAAATGTGCGGCGCCTTCGGCCATGTCGGCTCGACCAGCTTCTACCCGGCCAAGCCGCTTGGCTGCTATGGCGACGGCGGCGCGATGTTCACCAACGATGACGCGCTGGCCGACAAGCTGCGTTCCTTCGCCTTCCACGGCAAGGGCGAGACCCAGTACGACAATGTTCGCGTCGGCATCAATTCGCGTCTCGACACGCTGCAGGCGGCGATCCTCATAGAAAAGCTCGCCATCCTCGAAGAGGAGATGGTCGCGCGCCAGGTGGTGGCAAATCGCTATGCCGAAGGGCTCGGCGACATCGTCACGGCTGCCCGCAATCTCGATGGCAGCCGGTCCGCCTGGGCCCAATACGCGATCGAGACGCCCAAGCGCGACGGTCTGAAGGCGCATCTCGGAGAGAAGGGCATTCCGTCCGTCATCTACTACGTCAAGCCGCTGCATGCGCAGGTCGCCTATCGCGACTACCCGCGCACGCCGACCGGCCTTGCTGTTTCGGAGGACCTGCCGAAGCGCATCCTATGCCTGCCGATGCACCCCTATCTCAGCGAAGCCGACCAGGACCGGATCATCGAGACGATCCGCAACTATATCGGCTCGAACTCGGCGCAGGCCGCAGCCGAGTAA
- a CDS encoding ATP-binding cassette domain-containing protein produces MDQKGFGIVMTQEPILTARGLVKRYGRVTALDNADFDLYPGEILAVIGDNGAGKSSLIKAISGAVVPDEGEIRLEGKTVAFKSPMEAREAGIETVYQNLALSPALSIADNMFLGREIRKPGFLGQWLRMLDRPAMEKRARDKLTELGLMTIQNIGQAVETLSGGQRQGVAVARAAAFGSRVVIMDEPTAALGVKESRRVLELILDVKKRGLPIVLISHNMPHVFEVADRVHIHRLGRRLAVIDPKQYTMSDAVAFMTGAKAPPEAALAA; encoded by the coding sequence ATGGATCAGAAAGGTTTCGGCATAGTCATGACCCAGGAGCCCATTCTCACCGCGCGTGGCTTGGTCAAGCGCTATGGCCGCGTCACCGCCCTCGACAATGCCGACTTCGACCTCTACCCCGGCGAAATTCTCGCCGTCATCGGCGACAACGGTGCCGGCAAGTCATCGCTCATCAAGGCGATTTCAGGCGCCGTAGTGCCTGACGAAGGCGAAATAAGGCTTGAAGGCAAAACCGTTGCCTTCAAGTCGCCAATGGAAGCCCGCGAAGCCGGCATCGAAACCGTCTACCAGAACCTGGCCCTGTCGCCGGCACTGTCGATCGCCGACAACATGTTTCTCGGCCGTGAGATACGTAAACCCGGCTTTCTCGGCCAATGGCTGCGCATGCTCGACCGTCCGGCGATGGAAAAGCGCGCCCGCGACAAGCTGACAGAACTCGGCTTGATGACCATCCAGAACATCGGCCAGGCGGTGGAGACGCTCTCGGGCGGCCAGCGCCAGGGTGTCGCGGTGGCGCGTGCCGCTGCCTTCGGCAGCCGCGTTGTGATCATGGACGAACCGACGGCCGCCCTTGGCGTCAAGGAGAGCCGCCGCGTGCTCGAACTGATCCTCGACGTCAAGAAGCGCGGCCTGCCCATCGTGCTGATCTCGCACAACATGCCGCATGTCTTCGAGGTGGCCGACCGTGTCCACATCCACCGCCTCGGTCGTCGTCTCGCCGTCATCGATCCCAAGCAGTATACGATGTCCGATGCGGTCGCCTTCATGACCGGCGCGAAGGCGCCTCCGGAGGCCGCGCTGGCCGCCTGA
- a CDS encoding glycogen/starch/alpha-glucan phosphorylase: MTRAMTSETLPPLLENPDPKTLAREVLMALKYRVGKDTTVATQYDWLTASIKVVRDRIVDHWMQATKEAYDQQEKRVYYLSLEFLIGRLMRDAFSNLGLMDNMREALSSLGVDLDIIAALEPDAALGNGGLGRLAACFMESMATVDIPAHGYGIRYANGMFRQEIHDGWQVELPETWLDHGNPWEFERRERSFEVGFGGSVESITSKDGRLERHVWKPTEHVLAVAYDTPVVGWRANRVNTLRLWSGMPVDPILLDKFNAGDHIGALAESNKADALSRVLYPADSHVAGQELRLRQEYFFSTASLQDIAQRHLSQYGDLKSLPDKAAIHLNDTHPAIAVPELMRLLMDVHGMDFDLAWDITKRTFGYTNHTLLPEALESWPVPLFERLLPRHMQIVYAINAQVLLEARATNQFSGEQISRISLIQENGDRRVRMGNLAFVGSHSINGVSALHTELMKETVFADLHKLYPDRINNKTNGITPRRWLIQCNPGLTSLAREAIGDRFLDDIEAIKGLDSLADDSAFREKFAGVKRQNKARLANLVADRLGIKVDPSALFDIQVKRIHEYKRQLLNILEAVALYDQMRSHPERDWMPRVKFFGGKAAPSYHNAKLIIKLANDVARVINRDPAVRGLLKVVFVPNYNVSLAEIMMPAADLSEQISTAGMEASGTGNMKFALNGALTIGTLDGANVEIKECVGDDNIFIFGLTTAEVAERRNNGYNPRAVIEGSPELAQAVAAVSSGVFSPDDPDRYRDLINGLYDSDWFMVAADFDAYTAAQREVDAVWRNSPDWYARAIRNVARVGWFSSDRTIRQYAKEIWNVPV; this comes from the coding sequence ATGACGCGCGCGATGACATCCGAAACCCTTCCGCCACTGCTCGAAAATCCAGATCCGAAGACGCTCGCAAGGGAAGTCTTGATGGCCCTCAAATACAGGGTTGGCAAGGACACCACCGTCGCGACGCAATATGATTGGCTGACCGCCTCGATCAAGGTCGTGCGCGACCGGATCGTCGACCACTGGATGCAGGCAACCAAAGAGGCCTATGACCAGCAGGAAAAGCGCGTCTATTACCTGTCGCTGGAATTCCTCATCGGCCGCCTGATGCGCGACGCCTTCTCCAATCTCGGCCTGATGGACAATATGCGCGAGGCGCTGTCGTCTCTCGGCGTCGACCTCGATATCATCGCGGCGCTCGAGCCCGATGCCGCGCTCGGCAATGGCGGCCTTGGCCGGCTCGCCGCCTGCTTCATGGAAAGCATGGCGACCGTCGACATTCCTGCGCATGGCTACGGCATCCGCTACGCCAACGGCATGTTCCGCCAGGAAATCCATGATGGCTGGCAGGTCGAACTGCCCGAGACCTGGCTCGATCACGGCAACCCCTGGGAGTTCGAACGGCGCGAACGCTCCTTCGAGGTCGGCTTCGGCGGCTCGGTGGAGTCCATCACGTCAAAGGATGGCCGGCTCGAGCGCCATGTCTGGAAGCCGACCGAGCATGTCCTGGCCGTTGCCTACGACACGCCCGTCGTCGGCTGGCGGGCAAACCGCGTCAACACGCTGCGGCTGTGGTCGGGCATGCCGGTCGATCCGATCCTGCTCGACAAGTTCAATGCCGGCGACCACATCGGCGCGCTGGCCGAAAGCAACAAGGCCGACGCGTTGTCCCGCGTGCTCTATCCCGCCGATTCCCATGTCGCCGGGCAGGAGCTCAGGCTGCGGCAGGAATATTTCTTCTCCACCGCCTCGCTGCAGGACATCGCGCAGCGGCATCTGAGCCAATATGGCGACCTGAAGTCGCTGCCCGACAAGGCCGCGATCCACCTCAACGACACCCATCCGGCGATCGCGGTGCCGGAGCTCATGCGGCTCCTGATGGATGTCCACGGCATGGACTTCGACCTCGCCTGGGACATCACCAAGCGCACCTTCGGCTACACCAACCACACGCTCCTTCCCGAGGCGCTGGAAAGCTGGCCGGTGCCGCTGTTTGAACGGCTTTTGCCGCGCCATATGCAGATCGTCTACGCCATCAACGCGCAGGTACTTCTGGAGGCCCGCGCCACCAACCAGTTCTCAGGCGAGCAGATCAGCCGCATCTCGCTGATCCAGGAAAACGGCGACCGTCGCGTGCGCATGGGCAATCTGGCCTTTGTCGGCTCGCACTCCATCAATGGCGTCTCGGCGCTGCACACCGAGCTTATGAAGGAAACGGTGTTCGCCGACCTGCACAAGCTCTATCCCGACCGCATCAACAACAAGACCAACGGCATCACGCCGCGGCGCTGGCTGATCCAGTGCAACCCCGGACTGACCTCGCTCGCCCGCGAGGCGATCGGCGACCGGTTTCTGGACGACATCGAGGCCATCAAAGGGCTCGACAGCCTTGCCGATGACAGCGCGTTCAGGGAGAAGTTCGCTGGTGTCAAGCGACAGAACAAGGCGCGGCTGGCCAATCTCGTCGCCGACCGGCTCGGCATCAAGGTCGATCCCTCAGCGCTGTTCGACATCCAGGTCAAGCGCATCCACGAATACAAGCGCCAGCTTCTCAACATCCTCGAGGCGGTTGCGCTTTACGACCAGATGCGCTCGCATCCCGAGCGTGACTGGATGCCCCGCGTGAAGTTTTTCGGAGGCAAGGCGGCGCCCAGCTATCACAACGCCAAGCTGATCATCAAACTCGCCAATGACGTCGCTAGGGTCATCAACCGCGACCCGGCCGTTCGCGGTTTGCTGAAAGTGGTGTTCGTGCCGAATTACAATGTCAGCCTGGCCGAAATCATGATGCCGGCCGCCGACCTGTCCGAGCAGATATCGACCGCTGGCATGGAGGCGTCGGGCACCGGCAACATGAAGTTCGCGCTCAACGGCGCGTTGACCATCGGCACGCTCGACGGCGCCAATGTCGAGATCAAGGAATGCGTCGGCGACGACAACATCTTCATCTTCGGCCTGACGACGGCCGAGGTCGCCGAGCGGCGCAACAATGGCTACAACCCGCGCGCCGTGATCGAGGGTTCCCCCGAACTGGCGCAGGCGGTCGCGGCCGTATCCTCGGGTGTCTTCTCGCCGGACGACCCGGACCGCTACCGCGATCTTATCAACGGCCTCTACGACAGCGACTGGTTCATGGTCGCCGCCGATTTCGATGCCTACACCGCTGCCCAGCGCGAGGTCGACGCCGTCTGGCGCAACAGCCCGGACTGGTATGCCCGGGCGATCCGCAATGTCGCGCGCGTCGGCTGGTTCTCTTCCGATCGCACGATCCGCCAATACGCGAAAGAAATCTGGAACGTGCCTGTCTGA
- a CDS encoding carbohydrate kinase family protein, with the protein MILCCGEALIDMLPRTTTQGEPAFAPYVGGAVFNTAIALGRLGAPAGFFSGLSSDLFGGQFRDALGASKVSSTYAHTSPRPTTLAFVKLTNGQATYTFYDENTAGRLLTIDDLPALGNEIEAMLFGAISLISEPAGSAYEEFMRREHASRVMMLDPNIRPNFIPDKAKHLRRIREMMAMADIVKLSDEDLNWFGEAGSHEDVVRNWLERGPKLIVVTHGSEGAVGYTKDHAVTVMPEKVEVVDTVGAGDTFNAGILASLHEQGLLTKAAIGGLTQDAIRKALALGAKAAAVTVSRAGANPPWRREIA; encoded by the coding sequence ATGATCCTTTGCTGCGGCGAAGCCCTGATCGACATGTTGCCGCGCACCACGACGCAGGGGGAGCCTGCCTTTGCTCCCTATGTCGGTGGCGCGGTGTTCAACACGGCGATCGCACTTGGACGGCTCGGCGCGCCAGCCGGCTTCTTTTCGGGCCTGTCGTCGGATCTTTTCGGCGGCCAGTTCAGGGACGCGCTGGGGGCGAGCAAGGTCAGTTCCACCTACGCCCATACCTCGCCCAGGCCGACGACGCTGGCTTTCGTGAAGCTCACCAACGGCCAGGCGACCTATACCTTCTACGACGAGAACACCGCCGGACGCCTGCTCACCATCGATGACCTGCCGGCGCTTGGCAACGAGATCGAGGCCATGCTGTTCGGCGCCATCAGCCTGATCTCGGAGCCTGCCGGCAGTGCCTATGAAGAGTTCATGCGGCGCGAGCATGCGAGCCGTGTCATGATGCTCGATCCCAACATCCGGCCGAACTTCATCCCGGACAAGGCCAAGCACCTCAGGCGCATCCGGGAGATGATGGCGATGGCCGACATCGTGAAACTGTCGGACGAGGACCTGAACTGGTTCGGCGAAGCGGGTTCGCACGAGGACGTCGTGCGAAACTGGCTTGAGCGCGGCCCGAAACTGATCGTCGTCACGCATGGCAGCGAAGGCGCCGTCGGTTACACCAAGGACCACGCCGTCACAGTGATGCCGGAAAAGGTCGAGGTGGTCGACACGGTCGGTGCGGGCGATACGTTCAACGCCGGCATCCTCGCCTCGCTGCATGAACAGGGCCTGCTGACGAAGGCGGCCATCGGCGGCCTCACACAAGACGCGATCCGCAAGGCACTGGCGCTTGGTGCCAAGGCAGCGGCGGTGACCGTATCACGCGCCGGCGCCAATCCACCGTGGCGGCGCGAAATTGCCTGA
- the cysQ gene encoding 3'(2'),5'-bisphosphate nucleotidase CysQ, whose amino-acid sequence MLDIFEQLALAAGREVMRVFHAGCAVDRKSDSSPVTEADRESEKIILAGLRAAFPEIPCVAEEEAAAGVMPPDLGDAFFLVDPLDGTKEFVNRRTDFTVNIALVRHGVPEVGVVFAPCTGRFFSGRPGRAEALEIDGDYQIVGRRPISVRTAAAPLAVVASRSHNTPETEAYIRDLGAAEIVSVGSSLKFCLLASAEADVYPRFGRTMEWDTAAGDAVLRAAGGTTRTLDGKPLAYGKRDQADDEDFANPHFIASGRPGAGPA is encoded by the coding sequence ATGCTCGACATCTTCGAGCAACTGGCCCTGGCGGCCGGACGCGAGGTCATGCGTGTGTTCCACGCAGGCTGCGCGGTTGACCGCAAATCAGACTCCTCGCCGGTGACCGAGGCGGACCGCGAGAGCGAGAAGATCATTCTCGCCGGCCTGCGCGCCGCATTTCCCGAGATTCCCTGCGTGGCCGAGGAGGAAGCGGCGGCCGGTGTCATGCCGCCCGATCTTGGCGACGCCTTCTTCCTCGTCGATCCGCTCGACGGTACCAAGGAATTCGTCAATCGCCGCACCGACTTCACCGTCAACATCGCGCTTGTGCGCCATGGGGTGCCGGAAGTCGGTGTCGTCTTCGCGCCTTGCACAGGCCGCTTCTTTTCCGGCCGGCCGGGCAGGGCGGAAGCCCTGGAAATCGACGGCGACTACCAGATCGTCGGCCGCAGGCCGATTTCGGTGAGAACGGCAGCGGCCCCGCTGGCCGTGGTTGCCAGCCGGTCGCACAACACGCCGGAAACCGAAGCCTATATTCGCGACCTCGGCGCCGCCGAGATCGTCTCGGTCGGGTCGTCCTTGAAATTCTGCCTTCTGGCGAGTGCCGAGGCGGACGTCTATCCGCGTTTCGGCCGCACCATGGAATGGGACACCGCTGCGGGCGACGCTGTGTTGCGCGCGGCGGGCGGTACGACACGCACGCTGGACGGCAAGCCCTTGGCCTACGGCAAACGCGATCAGGCCGACGACGAGGATTTCGCCAACCCGCATTTCATCGCCAGCGGCAGGCCAGGGGCAGGCCCAGCCTGA
- a CDS encoding ROK family transcriptional regulator yields METATARHGSPEANESLIHRGTNQSGMRDHNERLVLSLVRQHGSLAKSDIARMTGLSAQTVSVIMRELEEEGLLVRQAPLRGKIGQPSIPMALNPEGAFFIGLKIGRRSAELVLIDFLGNVRSMLQHSYRYPAPRETVEFVTDGMKKMRGELTPAQDKRIAGLGIAMPFELWNWADTAGAPRDVMNEWRHRDIRGDIQAQCDFPVYLQNDATSACGAELVFGQAGGARDFVYFYIGAFAGGGIVLNGRLFGGPTGNAGALGSMPVPGPDGKPTQLIDVASIAMLEKALNARGVEASHLWTSPEDWGEIGSELDDWIASASQALAYAIVAASSVIDFEAAVVDGWMPQAVRRRLVNAIIAAIATIDGEGLKLPAVREGTVGIHARALGGASLPLSERFLIGSTTISRSA; encoded by the coding sequence GTGGAAACCGCCACTGCGAGGCACGGTTCGCCCGAAGCGAATGAGAGCCTGATTCACCGCGGCACCAACCAGAGCGGCATGCGCGACCACAACGAGCGGCTGGTGCTCTCGTTGGTGCGTCAGCATGGCAGCCTGGCGAAATCCGATATCGCGCGCATGACCGGACTGTCGGCACAGACGGTTTCGGTCATCATGCGCGAATTGGAGGAAGAAGGCCTGCTCGTGCGCCAGGCGCCGCTGCGCGGCAAGATCGGCCAGCCCTCGATACCGATGGCGCTCAATCCGGAGGGCGCCTTCTTCATCGGCCTCAAGATCGGCCGCCGCAGCGCGGAACTGGTGCTGATCGATTTTCTCGGAAATGTCCGCTCGATGCTGCAGCACTCCTATCGCTATCCGGCACCGCGCGAGACGGTGGAATTCGTCACCGATGGCATGAAAAAGATGCGCGGCGAACTGACGCCGGCGCAGGACAAGCGCATTGCCGGGCTCGGCATCGCCATGCCGTTCGAATTGTGGAACTGGGCCGACACCGCCGGCGCGCCGCGCGACGTCATGAACGAATGGCGCCACCGCGACATCAGGGGCGATATCCAGGCGCAATGCGATTTTCCGGTCTATCTGCAAAACGACGCCACGTCGGCCTGCGGCGCGGAACTCGTCTTCGGCCAGGCGGGCGGCGCGCGTGACTTCGTTTATTTCTACATCGGCGCCTTCGCCGGCGGCGGCATCGTGCTCAACGGCCGGCTGTTCGGCGGCCCGACCGGCAATGCCGGCGCGCTCGGCTCCATGCCGGTGCCCGGACCGGACGGCAAGCCGACCCAGCTGATCGACGTGGCGTCGATCGCCATGCTGGAAAAAGCGCTCAATGCCCGCGGCGTCGAAGCTTCGCATCTGTGGACGTCACCCGAGGACTGGGGCGAGATCGGCTCCGAACTCGACGACTGGATCGCCAGTGCCTCACAGGCGCTTGCCTATGCCATCGTCGCGGCGTCCTCGGTCATCGACTTCGAGGCGGCGGTGGTCGACGGCTGGATGCCGCAGGCGGTGCGCCGTCGGCTGGTCAATGCCATTATCGCGGCCATCGCGACAATCGACGGCGAAGGCCTGAAACTACCCGCGGTTCGCGAGGGAACCGTCGGCATCCATGCCCGGGCGCTCGGCGGCGCCAGCCTGCCGCTGTCCGAACGCTTCCTGATCGGTTCGACAACGATTTCCAGGAGCGCCTGA